The genomic DNA TAGAAGTAAACTCACCTGACAGTGCTTTTGCCCACATCTCTTTGTGGAACTCAAGAGACTCTCCTTCAAATATTTCTTCTGCTCGTTGACCTATTTTTAGCCTTCTACCATGCTTTTGAATGTTGTTTGAGAAAGCTTTATTGAATTTTAATAACTTATGATTCTTATCAATCGCAAAAACTATATCTGTGGTAGAGTCGATCAGGTTATTCATGAATTGTTCCTGATCTTGAATCTCCTTCATTATCCGCTGCATTTCTTCTTGAGTCGCAGAAAGTTCTTCCATATTCTGGCGCATCTCTTCTTCTTGAGATCGTAAACTTTCTGTTTGCAGCTGGCTTTGCTCTAGCAAAGACTGTGTTTTCTGATTAATCTTAACAATTGAAATTACTGATGCGATGTTTTCGCCCAGCTTTTCTAAAAACTCAACCTGATATGGCTCAAAATTATTAAACGATGCAAGTTCTATTATACCCGAAACTTTATCGTTCACTTTAAGCGGAACAATAATGATGGATTTTGGAGGAGCTTCACCTAATCCAGAGGTAATGTTTAAATAATTATCTGGTACATCGAGTAAAAGCAAAGTTTCTTTTTCCAGATAAACCTGCCCAACTAAACCTTCTCCAAAACTGAAAGTCTGGTCGACATATTTCTTTCTGTCAAATGCATAGCATGCTCTTAGTTCTAAAACTTCTTTTTCTTGGTTAACTACATAAATACCTCCCTGGTTTGCATTTATATATTTAATAAGATTACAAAGAACATCATAACACGTTTCATCTAAATCATGCTGATTTTTTCTTAATACTTCACTAAACAACGCCAAACCTTCTGTAATCCATTTTCTTTGAGTTTCAGTCTTATTTAAGCTCTTAAGCTGGTTTCTCAAACTTATTAATGAACCTGAAAGTGAATCTGCTTCCGCTTGGTCGTCATCGATTCCCGGATAAGGAATTTCTAATTCACCTTTTTCTATCTTTTTTACAAATAGGGTCGCAGAAGATATTTCCTTTTTAAAGTTTTGAAGTGCTTCTTTTGTCTCAGCAATCTCATTATTCGAGCTACGAAATTTAGACAGATTAATCATTGTCAATTTCTATATTATCTATACAAAAAAAATTTTCATTATAACCACAGATTATATGCTTTTAATATTATATAGTTTTAGCTTATTAATTTTATCATAGTCACTATGAGATAGTTGTTTCAGAAATACTCCAATTATAAAATTGAACACAGACTATTTTTCTTATTTAAATAATACTATTTTATTATATACAATTTATTATTTTCTATAAACCATATTTTTATATATTTATATATATTAATTTGTTTTTACCAAATTAATATTCTATATAATTACCATTCTAAAGAAGAATTGAATGAATCTATCCAAGTTGTCTTTTAAGTAGCCACCTCTAAATACTTTATAGTTATTTTTAATTACTTCAACCTTCAGCTAATTATAGAAAGGATTTGAGCTGTTTTTTTTGAACAAAACCAATATTTTATATAAAAATACAAGCTCAATTAATGATAATTATCACATAACTATTATTGATTGCTGGTTTAAAATTTTATAACTAGTAATAGTTTGTATATTCACATACCTATTTATTGGATGCTACAAAAATTAAAGGTTGATGTAAGTTTTTCGTGAAGTTTACAATCTTCCAAACTAATAAAAAGAAAGAATACAGCTTTATAGAATGCATATTTCTGGGATTTATATTAGCCTTGATATCTCAAATGATCTGTTTTTTCAAAAAAAAAGAACATTTTGTCCATCAATCTCAAAACTTATTATCTTATAGATTTTACAAACTATTATTTAGAAAAAAAATGTAAGATAATTTTATTAAGAATAACAATTTACTGAAGTTCCTTCTATTTCTATCAACCTTTCACTGTAAAGCTTCTTGTTGCAGAAGTTGATTTTTAACTTGTAGATTCATATTAAGTTATTAATATTTATAGTATTATTAAAGATATTAGGTGATTCAAGAAGTAGTTAAATAATAATCTTTAAAATAAAATAGCATGAGTCAAAAAAAACTTTCTGCTGTAGAATCGGAAAAATTGATGTCAAATTTTTCTCATTCCGAAAACTTACTTTTTGAATGCCTTGCTTCTCAAATCGAAGATGCTGTTGTTCTTATTTCTGTTAACATGACGAATCAGTCTTATAAGATTGTTTTCTTAAATGATGCATTTCAAAAATTAACAGGATATACAATTCATCAAGTGGAAGGTAAATGTTTACCGTTTTTAAAAGGATTAAAGACTGATGCCAATAGTTTTAAAGAGCTAGATCAAGCAATTATTAATCTTGAAAAATGTGAAATTACAACAGTCTTTTATCATAAAAACAAAGATGAGTTTTATTGTAAAACTAAAGTTAAGCCCATCAACTTAAATGATTCTGATAACCAAAAGTTATTGCTTCTTACCTTTCGAGATGTTACGGAAATAATATATAAAGAATTTCACCAAAAACTATTTTTACAGTTATCTAATGCACTTAATGGTAAAGAGCCATTAAAAAAAGTGCTCAAAAATACATTATCTATTATTAATAAAATTGGAGGGTTTCAACATTCTGAATACTGGCTTATTAATGATGATAGAACCGAAATAAATTTCTATACACAGCTAACAGAAACTAATAGTAGCAAATTAATATATCTTGATGAATTTAATAAAACGAGTTTAAAAAAAGGAATAGGTATTCCTGGACTAATATGGCTAGAGAATAAAACTATATTCTGTAACGATAAAATTTCGCTCGGAAAATATATAAAGAATACGAATGAACACGAAGCTATTTTTACTTTACCTATAATAGATTCTGGTACAAACCAAGTAACTGGAGCTTTAATTTTAGCCACTAACCAACCCATAAGAACACGCCGCTTTTACGATCTACTTTTCTATAATTATAGTACTTTTCTGGGTACACGAATTCAAAGAAACAGTATAGAATCTGAACTGTATGAAATATATAATAATGTTGAAGAAATAATTTGTATCACTGGTTTCGATGGCTATTTTAAAAGAATAAACTCAGCAGCAACTGCTATTTTAGAATACAGTAGAGAAGAGTTACTCGAAATTCCATTTATTGACTTAATACATCCTGACGATATAGAAAGCACTCAGCAAGAAATGATAAAGCTAAATAGAGGAGCTAAAACTTACTATTTCGAAAACAGGTACATATCAAAATCTGGAAAAACGATCTGGCTTTCGTGGACATCGATACCTATTTTGCAAAACGAACATTTGTTTTGTGTAGCTAGAGATATTACCGAAAAGAAAAAGCTCAATAAATTATTAGATGAAGTTCTTCTTCTTACACACATAGGCACTTGGGAGTATAACCTTAAATTAGGCGAAGTTTATTGGTCTAATATGGTTCGTAAGATTCATGAATTGCCTTTCGATTACGAGGTTAATGTACAATCTATCACTCAGTTTTATCAAGAAGGAGAAGCATACGAACAAGTTTTAGGATATCTGCAAGAGTCTATGAAAGCTGAGACTTCATGGAACATAGAAGCAAAAATTATCACTTTTGTAGGTAACGAAAAATGGATTAAAATAATAGGTAAATCTGAGTTTATAGATGGTGTTTGTGTGCGACTCTCTGGAAGTATTCAAGATATTAATGAAAGAAAAATTGCTGAAATTGATAAACTTGAAGCATATAAAAACAGGGCTTTTATTTTAGAAAATATAGACGAAGGCTTTATAATGCTCGATCATGATTGGCGAATTACTTTTTGGAATAATAAAGCTGAGGAACTGGCTGGCATTAAAAAAGGAGAATTAATTAATGCCTATTTTTGGGATCAGTTCGATGAAAATGCAAAAAAAGATATTTTTAACATATATAATGATGCAGTTGCTAATCTACAAGCAAAGCATTTTGAATACTGTCTACAAGAAACAAATAAATGGTACGAAGTAAGTGCCTATCCATATGAGAATGGTTTAGCCATCTTTTTTAAAGAAATAACCGAAAGAAAATCTTACGAAGACAGGTTAAAAATTAGTAATGAACGATTCGAAAACATTGCTGATGCTACTAATGATGCTATCTGGGATTGGGATTTGGCTGCAAATACTGTTTACTGGGGTAAAGGATTTAAAAACCTATTCGGATATAATTTCCATAATACAACCACTTCATTTGAAGAATGGATTAAATATATACATCCCGAAGATATTACTCAAATAGTAACAGAGGTGGAAGAACTTTTAGAAGATTCTGCACTTAAACTGTTTAATCAGGAATATCGCTATTTGAAATCTGATGGCAACTATGCTTATGTTAGAGATCGTGGTATGGTAATTAGAAATGTTAATGGTAAAGCAATTAGAATGGTTGGTGCGATGACGGATATTACACATCATAAAGAATACGAAGCATCACTAAAAAAACTCAATAACGAGCTTAAACAACAAGCTCTAGAACTCACTCGCTCAAACGAAGAACTCGAGCAATTTGCCTATATCGCTTCGCACGATTTGCAAGAACCTCTACGAATGATTACTAGCTTTCTTAGCCAACTAGAAAGAAAGTATAAAAATGTATTAGATGAAAAAGGACTAAAATACATTGATTTTGCTGTAGATGGAGGCAAACGCATGCGGCGAATTATTCTAGATTTATTGGATTACTCCCGAGTAGGTAGAACAGAAGACGAACTAGAAGATATTGATCTTAATGATTTATTAGATGATGTAAAATCACTTTTTAGGAAAAGTATTAATGAAAGTAGCACTCAAATAAATTATAGTAAATTACCTACTTTAAAAAGTTACAGGTCTCCATTAACCTTGCTTTTCCAAAATCTAATTAGCAATGCTATTAAATATCATCGAGAAGATACTCGCCCAGTTATTAATATTAGCAGTACAAAAACCAAAGCTGGTTGGGAGTTCGCTGTAGAAGACAATGGATTGGGAATATCTAAAGAGTATTTTGACAAAATCTTCCAGATATTTCAGCGATTACACAACAGAGAAGAATACTCCGGAACAGGTATCGGTTTATCTATTGTAAAAAAGATTGTAGAAAGTTTAGGTGGAAGAATCTGGTTAGAATCAGAAGAAGGAAAAGGCACTACTTTTTACTTTACATTAATTCAAGATAATTAAAGAAAGAAGAAAGCCGCTACAAAATAATTTGAAGCGGCTTATATTAATTATTAATCAGAAAAAATTCTTATTGATCGTAACCGTAATTTTGAGTAAGCTCTTCTGTTACATCAATCGCTGATTGAGGAATAGGAAATACTCTACGTAATGGGTCAGTTGCAGCTTTACCAGTGTAGGCTTCATCATATCTACCAAAACGAATTGCCTTTGGACGGTCTTTTAACTCCCAGTATAATTCGAACCCGATCTCATTATATAAGGTAGTTTCATCTAAAGAGTTAATTGGTGTTCCTGCAACACTGCCATAAAGCTCTTCACGAGTACGGCTAATTCTCAATGCGTTGATGTCGTTTAATGCAGAAGTAGTTTCACCTTTACGGAAGTAAGCTTCAGCACGCATGGTGTAGATACCACCTAATCTGTAAATCGGAATATCTACATTACTTGAACCATTTCCATTTTCAGGATCGTGTTCAAATTTGAAAATACGTACACCTCTATTTATTTGGTTCTGAGCAAAAATAGTTTCGTAAGGATTATCAAAATCGAGTTCTGGAGTGAAATCCATTGGAGTTTCTGCACTTTTCTCCATGTATAATTGGAAAACCTCAATTCTTCCGTCAGTTGTCATAATAAAATCACCATCTTCACCCAATTTTGGTCCATACTGTTGGCCATGTAATAAACCTCTGTTAAAGTGGAACCATACATCGTTATCTGAATTTGGCACAAAATCTTCGGCAGGTACACTTCCGGTTGTTCCATCATTCATAAACCATGTGCCATCAGAATATTGATATTTTCTGCTGAATCTTGGGTCTTCTCGGTTGTTATCCCAAGTAGCAAAAAACTCTGGTGTAGTACAAGAAGCATTAGTACCACGCGTATTTGGAGATGGACGTTGGTTTCTTGCCTGGTGTACATAACCTAAATCGTTATCGCCATTACGGATGTAATCTACTTTTTGAACAACCGCAAAGATATGCTCAGAAGCACCTGAATTATCGATATCAAAGTTATGGAAATAATTGCTCTCTAATTGAAATGCACCACTATCGATAATTTTTGTAGTGTACTCAATTACTTTATCCATATCAGTAGATGTACCATCTACAGAAGTTTCTGTAAAATCGAAAGCCGATGAAGCATTGTATCTGTCTTTTAAAACTGCACGATTTAAGTACATCTCAGCTAAAAATGCATAAGCAGCTTCTCTTGTAAATCTACCAGTATGTGTAGAGTTTTGGCCAAAGGCTGATAAGTCTGGTAGTAAAGATTCTACTTCTTCGATTAACTCATCAATAGCTTCTGGAGCCGTTCTTATTTCTAAAGGAGCATCTTCTACCAATGGATCACGGTAAGGAGCTTGTGCATATAAATCTAATGTAGTGTAGATATAAAAATCTAATAACACTTTAGCTTCTGCTAAATACATGTCTCTTTGCGCATCATCACTTTCGCTAATTGTTTTTACCGCAGTTAATGATCTAGTAATTCCATTTGTCAATTTATCCCAGCTTGAAGCTACGTTTGAGCTTGATGGTGTCCAAGTAAATTCGTGCATTTCTCTGTGTTTTCCACCATCTCCCCAGTCGCTACCACGAGTAGGTAACAAAGCAACATCAGTTGTATATTCTTGTAAAGCAAGTACATCGGTATTGTTTACAAAAGTACCATCACCCAAACGATCGTAAGCTGCAGCAAGAGTACTCTCAATATTAGCTGATTCACCTCCAAGTACTTCGTCGAGTACTTCTTCTTCCAAATCGGTACATTGTGTAAACATAAGAAGTACCGTAGTGGTAAGTGTGTAAAGTAGGCTTCTGTTATATTTAAATTTCATAATTATATTCTTTCAAAATCCTTTATATGTACTAGAGTTTGAGTTATATTTTTAGAGATACACCTAAGATGATGGTGCGAGCTGTTGGGTAGCGTGGATAATCGATACCCAAAGACTGGTTACCACCAGAAGATTTAGGACTGTTTACTAATGGATCGAATCCTGTATATTTAGTAATGGTGAATAAGTTTTGACCAGTAACATATACATTAGCACTACTCAACCAATTCACTTTAGAAGTATTGATGGTGTAACCTAATCTCGCAGAGTTTAATCTGAAAAAATCTGATTTCTCAAGATACAAAGTAGATAACTGAGGAGAGTTAGCTGAATTTGCACCATCTTCGTAATAAGCAGTAGCCACGTTTCTGTCTGAGCTTAGGTTGTTGATGTTTAAAGCATTTAGGTTAGTGTTGTTAACCAAATAACCACCTGCTTGGCCAATGAAAGAAAGTGATAAATCGAATGCTCCGTAGTTTAAGTTTGTATTTAAACCATAAGAGAATGTAGGAATTGCACCTTCAATAATTACTCTATCATCACTAGTAATTGCTCCATCACCATTGTTGTCTTTCAATACATCATAACCATTTTCATCATAACCATCATGCTCTAACAAGTAGAAAGAACCTGCCGCATATCCATTTGTATAAATGTTAGCCAACACACCAGACTGACCAGGACCAGAAATTGAGCCTGAGTAAATCGCAGTTACTGGAAGGTTTTTAATTTCGTTGTCTAACGTAGCTCCATTAAAATCGGCAGACCAAGAGAATTTCTCTGTTTGTACTAGTTGAGAACCAATCATAAACTCGATACCTTTGTTTACAATTTCTCCATCCATGTTAATCCACACGTTGGTGGTTGGGCTCAAAGTTTCTGCTGTTACATTTAAGATGGCATCTGTAGTAGTTTTGCTGAAATAATCTACTGTACCGTAAAGTTTACCGCTCCACAAACTGAAATCTATACCAAAATCAAACTGAGTAGAAACCTCCCATTTTAAATCTGGGTTTGGAGTTCTAGAAACTGATAAACCATTTACTAAAGACAAGTCGTCGTACAAATAGTAACCATCTGCTCCGGTTAATGAATAACTAGCCTGAGTAATTTTGTTTTGTACTTCTTGGTTACCAGTTTGTCCCCAACTACCACGCAATTTCAAATCGTCTAACCAACTAGTTGTTCCCGCTAAGAAATTCTCTTCTGAAATATTCCAACCTGCAGCAAAAGATGGGAAGTAACCATACTTGTTGTTTTCACCAAAACGTGTTGAACCATCAGCTCTCATTGATGCTGTTAAAAGATATTTTCCTGCGAAAGAATAGTTTACACGACCGAAGTAAGACTGTAACTCATTTACTTGAGCAGAACCAGATGGTAAGCCATTTTGTGTTCCTGCAAAGCCCGGGTTATTCATTGGAGAAACTCCATCTTCTTTATCTGCTAAATTGGTAGTTGAAAAAGATGTACCTGAGTTTTCAAATTTCTGATAAGAGAAACCACCTAAAACTGTGATATCGTGTGAGCCAAAATCTGCATTGTAAGTAAGGTAGTGTTCGATTAATGAACTTTTAGACTCAATGTTATTTTGCACATACATACCTGTTTGGTTCAGGTCGGTAATGTTCGGATAAATCGTAATGTTTCTTTCAGCAATTGATCTATCTAAACCGGCATTAAACCTATATTCTAAACCATCGAAGATACGGAAAGAAGTTTGGATGTTACCCAAAACTCTTAAAGTACGAGTTTGATCTTCGTAGATATCTAGTAAGTAAGCAGGGTTATAATGTGCATTTAAATTGAAGTTAGTATAGTCACCGTTTGCATCAAATACATTTTGTGTTGGGTTAGCCATTAATGTATGAACAATTAACTGACCGTTCGATCCACCGTCATCGCTAGTTGGAACAGCAAAATCTTTAGTTTCACTTGCTGTTAAATGTAAATCTACTTTTAGTCTCTCATCGTCAAGAAAAGTTTCTGTAGCATTTATTCGACCAGTAATACGCTCTAATTTACTATTCTCTACGATACCTTCTTGATCCATATTAGACAATGAAACATAGTAATTACCAGAATCAGTCTGTTTTGAGAATGACAACGCATTGTTATATGTTACTGCATTTCTAAAAATTACATCTTGCCAATCTGTACTTCCACCGTGATCGTAATCTGTATTTGTACCTAGAGCTTCTCTGTATTCATCTGCACTTAATACATCTAGTTTATTAGAAAGATTAGAGAAACCAACATAACTATCTAAACCTAAAGTAGCTTTTCCTTTCGACCCTTTTTTGGTGGTAATAATTACCACACCATTAGAACCTCTTGCTCCATAAATAGCTGTTGCAGAAGCATCTTTTAATACGTTGATAGACTCAATATCGCTGGTATTTAAAAAGTTTAATGGGTTTTTAGCAGCAGAAGAACCGAAGCCAACATCGCTACCAGTAGGGCTAGCATCTTCGTTTGATAAAGGCACGCCATCTACCACGAAAAGTGGAGTACTACCATTACGAATAGAACCTACACCACGAATGGTTACATTAATTCCTGCACCTGGCTCACCACTCGTTGGCACTACTCTCACACCTGCTACTTTACCTTGTAATAAGTTATCTGGCGAAGTGTTAATACCCTGACGGAATTCCTTTTCGGTAATCTGAGTAACCGAACCTGTAACATCTGCTTTTGTTTGGTCACCATATCCGATAATTACAATTTCATCTAAATCAGATACATCTGTAGCCAATGTAATTTCGAAACTGGTTTGGTTGCCAATTGCTACTTCTTTAGCCTCATAACCTACATAGCTAACTACAAGCGCTTCAGCATTATCGGGAATGTTTAAAGAAAATTTACCATTTACATCTGTAATGCCACCAACTCTTGTATTTTTTACCACTACGCTGGCTCCAATTAGTGGCTCTCCAGTTTCAGCATCTATTACTTTACCAGTAATAGTAATCTCTAAGAAGTTTTCTATTGGTTCTGCAACCTTAGTTTCTTTGCGAGTAACAAATATGTTTTCATTAATTTGCTTAAAGCGCAAACCAGTTTTTTCTGCAATGTGTAATAGCAAATCTGCTACACTGATGCTATCATCGTAAATAGAGAACGATTCTGTATTACCCAAAACTTTTTCATCATACATAAATGTGAAAGAAGTCTTGTTTTCTATTTGATTGAATAACTGCAAAAGTGTTACACGATTAGCAGTAACTGAGATATAAATATCTTTTACACTTTGCCCAGAAGTTGGCGCCGCAAACAACAGATTTAAACATAGAATCTGTGCGAGAAAGACATAGAATAGCTGTTTTGATGCTCGCATCAAAAGTTTTATTAAACTTTTCTTCATAATTAAGTTCTTATTTGAAAACTATTAGGATCGTGATTTTTCGTTGAATAAAGGTCTTTAGTAATTTTTTTACATAGGTTTTTAATTACATGATTTTCCTTTTAATATGATTGTCTGGCCGGACTTGAATTCGTAATCTATATTTTTGATGTACTTAATGCCATCAAGAATATTCTTTAGGTTATCGTTGCTGTATTTACCGCTAATTATGCAGTCACCAATGGCTTTATTTTCAAGCTGAATTGTTACTCCATACCATTTCTCTAAAATGGCAACAGCTTCATTTATGGTTACTTTATTAAAATATATGATGTGATCTTTCCAAGAAATGTATTCCTGTAAATCAACTGTTCTTTTTGTGAGTGCTTCCGATTCAAAATTGAAACTTGCTTGCTCGTTTGGTGTCAGTAAAACTGACTGGTTATTTAAAGTATCACTAACTTGTACTTTGCCCGTGGCTACAGTTACTTTCAAATCTTTATTTTCTGCATAACTGTTTATGTTGAAAGAAGTACCTAACACTTGCGTTTTTACATTGCCTGTTTTTACTATAAAAGGATGTAAAGTATCTCTGGCTACATCAAAAAATGCTTCTCCTTTTAACTCAACTTCTCTTACATCTTGTCCTGCAAAACTTGAGTAGATCAATTCACTTTCAGCATTTAATTTTATAGTTGTTCCATCACTCAGGTAAATGATGCTTTTTTGACCTCTTTCTGTTTTTTTTACCTTTAACTCTACGAGCTTTTTTACAGGCTTTACAGGTTTATTAAGATTATAAACAAAAAGACCTGCAAAGATTAAAACCAATACAGAAGCAGCAATAGCTCCCACTCTAATTCCTTTGTAAGCTTTATAATTAGTTTGAGGCTTGTGTATACTTTTATTTATTTTTTGAAGTATCCTTAATCGAATTTTCTCATCTGCCTCTAAATTCCAACTTTGCTGATGTTCATGCATCCGCTCTAGAAATTCTTCAAAAAAAGAAATCTCTTCTTTTGAAGCTGTCCCTTCGGCATATTTGTCAGCAAGGTTGAAAAACTCTTCTTTGGTCATAATCTTTCTTTTGTGGGTATGTATCGCGAAGGGACAAAAACTCACACACTCAAAAGTCAAATTTTAGTTGATTTAATAAACTGTTAATACAGTTCATAATCTTAAAACATTTGGATAAAGATCTGGTAACTTTAACTAGTTTTATCACTACATGAAAGAGTAATAAAAAAGGTGAATCGAACACATGTCCAACTCACCTTTATATGTCCAATAGTAAGATTCGTGTTATTTTACGAAGTAGTAAACCAGTAAAAAGATAAAATAAGAGGTTTCGATTGCACTGCTTACTTTTTGAAGCGCTCTGCTAATTTGATTTTCTACTGTTCTTTTAGAAATATTCAATTTGTCTGCTATCTCCTGATTACTCAAATGCTCAAAGCGACTCATATAAAATATTTGTCTACATCTCTCTGGTAATTCTTGCAAAGTATTTTCTAGCTTCTTATCCAGTTCCTGATAATTCATCTGTTCCTCTACATCTCTTATGTAGTTGATCTTATCGATGGTTTTTATGTGCAGATCGGTAAATCTTGATTTTCTAATACTCGCCGCAATCTGAAACTTTACTGCCTGAAATAAATATGCTCTTATATTCTGTACAACTAGTTTTTGGCGCTTCTCCCACAAACTAGTAAAAACCTCTTGGGTGGCATCTTCAGATAAGTTGCTATCTTGAAAAGTACTGAAAGAAAATGCATAAAGACTCTTCCAATAGCGATTAAAAAGCTCATTAAACGCTTGCTGGTCACCTCTCTTTATCAGATCAAAAAGTTCTTGATCGCTAGAGTTATTAAAGTCTTTATGATTTGCATATAACATGTGGCCAAAGTACTGTAAAAAAAGAATAGCACCCAAGCATGAAAGGTTAAGGAAAAATGAAGTAAAAGCTAAGTTTTTGTATCTACTTGTTAATTCTGATTTTAAAACCTGATAAAATAAAAAAGCCTCTTTAACATCTTAAAAATGCTAAAGAGGCTTAATCGATATAATACTTATTATACGTGCTGTGCACTCTGATGAGATGCATTTAAAACTTCTTGAGTTACATCTTTACCACCACTTAAGTTTGTATACAAAGAACCTATAGTGTAAATCGGCCCCCATGGTATTCCCCACCAACCTACAAAAAAAGTTAACAAAGTATATCCAATACCCTTGCCAA from Chondrinema litorale includes the following:
- a CDS encoding RNA polymerase sigma factor; its protein translation is MGAILFLQYFGHMLYANHKDFNNSSDQELFDLIKRGDQQAFNELFNRYWKSLYAFSFSTFQDSNLSEDATQEVFTSLWEKRQKLVVQNIRAYLFQAVKFQIAASIRKSRFTDLHIKTIDKINYIRDVEEQMNYQELDKKLENTLQELPERCRQIFYMSRFEHLSNQEIADKLNISKRTVENQISRALQKVSSAIETSYFIFLLVYYFVK